The following DNA comes from Limnobacter sp. SAORIC-580.
TGTCATGCGCCACAAATTGGCCTTGCACTACATTGCCACCGGCCAGCGCGTGCCTGAAGATCTTTTCCCGGCCGATCCCCGTGTGTTGGTGCACCGCGCCATGCGCGCGCGCAGCAGCCAGGCTTTTCAGGCCTCGAGCGAGGAATTGAAATGGAAAATGGCCCAAGTCTCTGCGACTGGAATCTAAAGTTTCATGGTCTACTGAATCCTATGGATCAAGCCAAAACACTTCGACACTTGTTGGGCCGCAAGGCCGCCACCATTCACCCGATTCTTGGTGACATGGGGAGCGATTACGCAGCCTGCCTGGCCCGTTTTGTGTTGGAGCAGCAGGCACGTTCTGAACGCTCAACCGTGTTGTTTGACGGGTCCGCCGCAGGCCTTCCTCAACTGTTGCCTGCGCATGCCCGCACCGATCTGATCGAATTTTTCAATGGCAAGCTGAATCTGGAAGACCAGGTCATCGAGCTTGCTGAATCCCAATACCTGGTGGTGGCCCGAATCGGTCTTGAAGCCCTGGCCAAAAAGCCGGCCCAATCCCTGGCCCTGCTGGGCAAGCTTCACCGCATGCCGGTCAGCTGTGACCGCTTTTATGCCACCTTGCCTTACGAGGCAGTGGAACTGGCCAAGGCATTTTCCCCGCAAGACGACTGGTACTGGGTGGTGCAACCCACCGCCCGATCCGTTACCCGCGCCTTTCAGGCCATTCGTTCTTCAAAAGGGGTAGACGAAAATATTCACCATCGTGTTATTGTTGCGGGTGTAAGAAGCACAGATGAAGCCGATCACGTGTTCGCAAATTTGCTGGAAAGCACTTCGAGCTTTCTGGTCAATCCCTTGCAGTATGCGGGGCATTTGCCAGCCTTGCCCTCGGGCAAAGCCTTGAACCAGGTCGGTCGGGAGATGATTGCGGCAGGTCGGAGAATCGCAAAGGCCATTTGCTCTTTCGACGAACACGCACTGGCGTAATAACAAGACAGGAAGCATAGACTCCATGTACACAGCCCAGGGCACTTTAGACAAATCAAAGCAGGTGGACCAGTACATCCCTCTGGTTCGCAGGTTGGCGCATCACCTCATTGCCAAGTTGCCCGCATCGGTGCAAATCGATGATCTGATTCAAGCCGGCCTGATCGGCCTGATGGACGCCATTACCCGCTTTGAAGAAGGGCAGGGCGCCCAGTTTGAAACCTATGCCAGCCAGCGAATTCGTGGCTCCATGCTCGATGAACTGCGCTCAGCCGACTGGATGCCGCGCGGCGTTCGCCAGGCACAACGAAAAATTGAAACCGCAACCCTGAAAGCCGAGCAAAAACTGGGGCGCTCCGCCTCTGAGAAAGAGATTGCTGAAGTCTTGGGCGTGAGTCTGGACGAATACCAGGAAATGTTGTTTGATTCGCGCGGTGCATCGCTGGTGTTTTACGACGACTATGCAGACGACGGCGATGGCGAAGGTTATCTGGATCGCCAGATAGGTGGCGACGAAGAGGCCAATCCGCTTGAAATGCTGGGTGATCAACGTTTTCGGGAAAACCTGATCCAGGCCATTGAAGACCTGCCCGAGCGTGAAAAAATGCTCATGGGACTGTATTATGAGCAAGAGTTAAACTTCCGTGAAATCGCCGCTGTCCTTGGCGTGACTGAATCCCGGGTGTGTCAGTTGCACACCCAGGCGGTGAGTCGCCTCAAAGCCAAGCTTCGCGAACACTAAGCACACATGGCTGATCCCAAAGCCCAGGGAAAACCGAAAACTTTTGAGCAATCCCGCACCAGGGTCAATCGTTCCCTGATTTTGGTGATTCTCACCGGCATTGGTCCGCTGGCCTTGACCGCTTTTTACATGGCAGCCACCACCTCCGATCCCGCCAACTGGAATTTAACTGTACTTTTCACCTTGGTGCTTGGCGTGTTGGGTGCCTGGTTCATGGGCAACAAGCTCATGTCTGGCCTGCTTGAAATCATCCGCTCGTCCATCCAGTCTGAAAGCCAGTTGCGCCGCCTCATGGAACTCTCGGGCGATTGGTACTGGCACCAGGATTCGGCCCACACCATTGTGCGAATCATCTACCGCGGCAAAGATCAAAACAGCAACGCCAAAAGCGGGTTCAAATTGCCTTTTGATGGTTTGGCCCGGTGGGACGTCGAAGGCTTGAAGTGTATTGACCCGCGCTACAACTGGGACACTTTCAAAGAGCTACTGGACAGTCACCAACCCTTTGACCGGGTTTGCTTTGAGTACTGGCCCCAAAACTCTGAGCGTATTATTTTTGAATCCACTGGCCGGCCTTTGTACAACGCCAACGGCGATTTTGTAGGCTACATGGGCGTGTCCTCCGATCGCACGCAGAAACGCCTGAATGAACAGTTGCTTTCCCTGCAACGTTCGCTGTTGCAAGGTGTGTTGCTTTCTGCACCCATTCCCGAGTTGGCGGCATCGTATGCGCGTGGTTTGAAAAACTGCCTCACCGTGCATGCCGAAGTGGTACTGGGTTTTCGCGACAAATCCGAGCACAACCACTGGCGTGTGCGGGGTACCAACCCCAACCTTCGCATGCCACTTGAAAAAGGGCAGGCATTTTGGGACAAGGCCGAGCAACTCTGTGAGCCCCTGGAAGGCCACGACCAGCATGGTTTGGTCTGGATCGCCAAAATGAAACCCGAGCATTATTTTGAAGACAATTGGGCAAGCGAACTTGGCATTACTGCGGTGTGGTTTGCACTGCGCAAAGCCGTTGAGCCCAATCAGCCCGAGTACTGGATCATGGTGGCCCAGCAAGGTGTCAACAACACAGGTCATGATGACGTGTTGCGCGTTTTAACCGCCATTCGCCTGCTTGGTTTGTGTGTAGAGCGTCGGGTTTTTGAAGACGATTTGCAGGGCTTGAACGGCACGCTCGAGCAGCGCATCAACGACCGCACTGCCGAGCTTACTCGCAGCAACTCCGAACTCGAGGCCTTCACCTACACGGTGTCGCATGATTTGCGTGCGCCCCTTCGCGCCATTGATGGTTTTTCCAGCATTCTGAAGGAAGACTTCGCCGACAGCCTGCCGGAAGATGCCCGCGGCCTGCTCGATCGAATCAGCAACAACGCACGTCAAATGGGCGGTCTTATTGACGGCTTGCTCGACTTTTCGCGTTTGCTGCGCACCGATGTTGCGCGCGTCAAAGTAGACCAGCAACAGCTGCTGGATCAAATTCTGGATCAACTCGACGCCCGGCGCAAAAACGTGGTGGAGTTGTGCGAGCTTCCACCCGTGTATGCCGACCCCGTGTTGTTGAAACAGGTGTGGATGAATCTGATCGACAACGCCCTGAAGTTCAGCAGCAAAGCGGCGCAGCCAAAGGTCACCATTGACTGTGAAAAAACAGGTCGTTTTTACAGTTTTAGTGTGCAAGACAACGGCGCTGGTTTTGACATGAAGTACGCCGACAAACTGTTCAACGTGTTTGAGCGTTTGCACCACAAAAAAGATTTCGATGGCACCGGGGTAGGCCTGGCCATTGTGAAACGAATCATTGAACGTCACGGCGGTGAAATCAGCGCCAAGGGTGAGTTGGGCCAGGGGGCCTGCTTCACATTCACCTTGCCTGAGCACGCCGACCTGAACGACTAAAAGGATATTTGCCATGGCTGACGTAGTACTGGTTGATGACAATTCCAATGATGCAGATCTCGCCTTGCGCGTGGTTCGCAAAACATCCTCAAGCTCCACCACAGTGTTGCTGGAGGACGGCGAACGGGCCATCGAGTATTTCAAACAGCTAATGGAAGATCACCCCAAAGACAGTGCGGCCCTGAATTTGCCCAAGTTGGTGCTGCTCGATCTGAAACTGCCCAAGCTGGATGGCCTTGAAGTGTTGAAGTTTCTGCGTTCACACGATGTGTTTAAAACCATGCCCATCGTGGTGCTTTCTTCATCGCGCGAAATCAGCGATGTGAAACGTTCATATGAATTGGGAGTGAACAGCTTTGCGGTCAAACCAGTGCAATTCGATCAGTACCTGACCCGAATTTCTGCACTGGTGTCGTATTGGTTAACGATCAACGAATTACCGCGCGGGGCATAGCGCCACCGGTCAGGGCTGACTGGCTCATGCCGCCTTTGGGGCCGTAGGTGTCGCTGGCGGTTGGCTTTTGTTCAGCCACCGCAGCCGCAGTCAAAATCGAAATTCTTTCCTGTAGCCCAGCCAGTTGCTCAGTCACCAGCTCCCCGTTTGTTTTGTTCAAACGCTGTGCGTGGGCCAGGGTGGTGCGCAGTGTGGAGTAAGTGCCCAACAGGCGGGGTTCGTGTGCAGCAAGCACATCGACCCAGAGCGCGATACCGTCCATATTGGGCTGAAAGCCCTCGGCCTTGGCCAATTGAACGTTGTTCAGGTAACGCTTTTCAAGCTCCAGCATCATGGCTTCCTTGCGAAGGGCCAGGCTGTTCAGTTCAGTGGTTTGCAGTTTTACAAGGCACGCCTGTTCTTCAAGCAAGATATCAACCAGCGCCATGGCCATGTCACATTCATAAGCCAGGTTGCGGTATAAATTTTTTGCTGCGTCAGCGTGCGACATAATCTTCAATCCTCGGTTACTTTTGACCAAGCAACTCGCGAGCACTTTCAATCACCTTGGCTGCAACCGCTTCGGCATTGACCTTGAACTCGCCTTTGCTAATGGCCTCTTTGATCTCGGCCACTTTCTCGGCATTGAACGGAGCACCTGCAGCGCTCAGCTCACTGGATTGTCCGGAAAGCTTGGCTACCGCACCTTCCGAACTGGTTTTCTCTGTGGAACCAACCGATGCTGACTTGCTGCCACCTTGTGGCTTGGTCAGTTTGTCAATCGGGTTGCTTCCCGGGTTTATTCTGTTAATACTCATGATGTCCTCCGCGTTGGGCAGAGCCTAAGTGGGTTTCGTATGTTTTCTTAACGGCTCGATTCCACCTAACTTTAACGAATTCTCGAAAGAATTCCTACTTTTTGAGGATCCCCCCTACAAACTAACCTCAACCAGTAGTGCATCTCGCGCCACACCGTGAAGTATCTTGCCCTGCGAGGTTTTGATTTTTACCACCTCGCCCAGCTCGGCTTCACCCATGGCCACCGCAGTGCCACCAATTGCAAAGCCAGGGCCTTTCATCATCACTTTCACTGTGTCGCCGTTTTTCACCAAGGCCTGACCGCGCAAATGGTCATGTTTCAACAGGGTACCTGGCCACAATTGGCGGGCTGCTGTTTTGTTGTTTAAATGTGCAAGCTCGCTGACCCAGCCATGGCTCAGCTGGCTTAAATCCATGGTTCGAAATTCAACATCATTCAGACCCAGCGTTTGGCCCGATTGAACAGTGCCTTTCACCACCAGCACTGGCGCCCACACTTTCACGTCTACGCCC
Coding sequences within:
- the flgN gene encoding flagellar protein FlgN, producing MSHADAAKNLYRNLAYECDMAMALVDILLEEQACLVKLQTTELNSLALRKEAMMLELEKRYLNNVQLAKAEGFQPNMDGIALWVDVLAAHEPRLLGTYSTLRTTLAHAQRLNKTNGELVTEQLAGLQERISILTAAAVAEQKPTASDTYGPKGGMSQSALTGGAMPRAVIR
- a CDS encoding PAS domain-containing sensor histidine kinase; this translates as MADPKAQGKPKTFEQSRTRVNRSLILVILTGIGPLALTAFYMAATTSDPANWNLTVLFTLVLGVLGAWFMGNKLMSGLLEIIRSSIQSESQLRRLMELSGDWYWHQDSAHTIVRIIYRGKDQNSNAKSGFKLPFDGLARWDVEGLKCIDPRYNWDTFKELLDSHQPFDRVCFEYWPQNSERIIFESTGRPLYNANGDFVGYMGVSSDRTQKRLNEQLLSLQRSLLQGVLLSAPIPELAASYARGLKNCLTVHAEVVLGFRDKSEHNHWRVRGTNPNLRMPLEKGQAFWDKAEQLCEPLEGHDQHGLVWIAKMKPEHYFEDNWASELGITAVWFALRKAVEPNQPEYWIMVAQQGVNNTGHDDVLRVLTAIRLLGLCVERRVFEDDLQGLNGTLEQRINDRTAELTRSNSELEAFTYTVSHDLRAPLRAIDGFSSILKEDFADSLPEDARGLLDRISNNARQMGGLIDGLLDFSRLLRTDVARVKVDQQQLLDQILDQLDARRKNVVELCELPPVYADPVLLKQVWMNLIDNALKFSSKAAQPKVTIDCEKTGRFYSFSVQDNGAGFDMKYADKLFNVFERLHHKKDFDGTGVGLAIVKRIIERHGGEISAKGELGQGACFTFTLPEHADLND
- a CDS encoding response regulator; protein product: MADVVLVDDNSNDADLALRVVRKTSSSSTTVLLEDGERAIEYFKQLMEDHPKDSAALNLPKLVLLDLKLPKLDGLEVLKFLRSHDVFKTMPIVVLSSSREISDVKRSYELGVNSFAVKPVQFDQYLTRISALVSYWLTINELPRGA
- the flgM gene encoding flagellar biosynthesis anti-sigma factor FlgM, whose product is MSINRINPGSNPIDKLTKPQGGSKSASVGSTEKTSSEGAVAKLSGQSSELSAAGAPFNAEKVAEIKEAISKGEFKVNAEAVAAKVIESARELLGQK
- a CDS encoding RNA polymerase sigma factor FliA, which gives rise to MYTAQGTLDKSKQVDQYIPLVRRLAHHLIAKLPASVQIDDLIQAGLIGLMDAITRFEEGQGAQFETYASQRIRGSMLDELRSADWMPRGVRQAQRKIETATLKAEQKLGRSASEKEIAEVLGVSLDEYQEMLFDSRGASLVFYDDYADDGDGEGYLDRQIGGDEEANPLEMLGDQRFRENLIQAIEDLPEREKMLMGLYYEQELNFREIAAVLGVTESRVCQLHTQAVSRLKAKLREH
- the flgA gene encoding flagellar basal body P-ring formation chaperone FlgA; the protein is MKFHTFFNIAFQVLFGLGLTQATAAQADSSRWVTEAQLSELVDPALLPPGASVDVKFVKADERIGSLQCPAALFANSAGNKMWGRTYVRVQCVGSDTAPFFVGVDVKVWAPVLVVKGTVQSGQTLGLNDVEFRTMDLSQLSHGWVSELAHLNNKTAARQLWPGTLLKHDHLRGQALVKNGDTVKVMMKGPGFAIGGTAVAMGEAELGEVVKIKTSQGKILHGVARDALLVEVSL